One genomic window of Methanosarcina acetivorans C2A includes the following:
- a CDS encoding PQQ-binding-like beta-propeller repeat protein has protein sequence MGYKEGVLFAVHSSNIDALDAKTGKILWSKENSDIWWGNPVAFGNTLFINTSGDGYVSAIDTENGALKWEYKLNVSDAGTGGYGYELSKALVNGNCVVFGYKEWPDNEGIIALNAHTGDMEWEFVYPGKILNLEPFLYKDLVYASRPRSIIALSVESGEEVWKTNNRGFENVIEITDGKLFVGFSNPSVLKPETGEILNEYSYSNVSFFKAVIGDKFIYCTNSSSIQFFDSGTGELV, from the coding sequence ATGGGGTATAAGGAAGGGGTCTTGTTTGCCGTTCACTCCTCAAACATTGATGCATTGGACGCAAAAACCGGAAAAATATTGTGGAGTAAAGAAAACTCGGATATCTGGTGGGGTAATCCCGTTGCATTTGGAAATACCCTATTTATCAACACGTCCGGAGACGGATATGTGTCTGCTATTGACACTGAAAACGGGGCTTTGAAGTGGGAATATAAACTAAATGTAAGCGACGCTGGAACCGGAGGCTATGGCTATGAGCTTTCAAAGGCTCTGGTGAATGGAAATTGTGTGGTATTCGGATATAAGGAATGGCCTGACAATGAGGGCATAATTGCGCTCAATGCACATACAGGAGACATGGAATGGGAATTCGTATATCCGGGCAAGATTTTAAATCTCGAACCTTTCCTTTACAAAGACCTGGTTTATGCTTCGAGACCGAGGAGCATTATTGCATTGTCTGTCGAATCCGGAGAAGAAGTTTGGAAAACAAACAATAGGGGGTTTGAAAATGTCATTGAAATAACAGATGGCAAATTATTTGTTGGTTTTTCAAATCCCAGTGTCCTAAAGCCTGAAACCGGTGAAATTCTTAATGAGTACTCCTATTCAAATGTGAGTTTTTTCAAAGCTGTGATTGGTGATAAATTCATCTATTGTACGAATTCGAGCAGTATACAATTTTTTGATTCCGGCACTGGAGAACTCGTATAG
- a CDS encoding HEAT repeat domain-containing protein: MRVRKLKVSSKTIFMLFALLIIQFSLFSGVHTAGAASEESEIDALIKGLNASDVNVKADSVKSLVEIGEPAVEPLIQVLGTEDPDIRENAAITLGKIKDERAVQPLAELLTDEVWEVEKAATDALISIGEPATEPLIEILQNENENVFLRTKAIEVLAGIKDERAIRPMIQALKEEPELQADLGYHLGLMGEPAVEPLIQLLDDEDSEVRARAAEALSRTGDERAIEPLTDALNDEDERVRLSAKKGLDKIEAQKKSMLIARYGMKREFYIEGQRQEWFEQLHTICDLSRDNMRLYFYPQGPVISYGCSIENCVTVGVLVGSEVNNSTLDNIYNIFDQAGKEIGVNDVPVVFSYEGFVQEDMETLQEMENLEITEETAGTEEYNVTEESAKDSRVSVSTPGLGAIFTLLGILISVCIINRR; encoded by the coding sequence ATGAGGGTTAGGAAATTAAAAGTTAGTTCAAAAACTATTTTCATGCTTTTTGCATTGTTGATTATTCAGTTCTCTCTTTTTTCCGGAGTTCATACCGCCGGCGCTGCTTCTGAAGAGTCGGAAATAGACGCTTTAATTAAAGGTCTTAATGCTTCGGATGTAAATGTTAAAGCGGATTCCGTAAAATCCCTGGTTGAAATTGGGGAGCCTGCAGTTGAACCCTTAATTCAGGTACTTGGAACTGAAGATCCGGATATCAGGGAAAATGCTGCTATCACTCTCGGCAAAATAAAGGACGAAAGAGCTGTACAGCCGCTGGCTGAACTATTGACGGATGAAGTGTGGGAGGTTGAAAAAGCAGCCACTGATGCCCTTATTTCAATCGGAGAACCTGCCACGGAACCTCTGATTGAGATCCTGCAGAATGAAAACGAAAATGTTTTCCTTCGGACGAAGGCAATTGAGGTTCTCGCCGGAATCAAAGACGAAAGGGCAATCCGGCCCATGATTCAGGCACTGAAGGAAGAACCGGAACTTCAAGCAGATCTTGGTTATCACCTGGGTCTGATGGGCGAACCAGCCGTAGAACCTTTAATCCAGCTTCTTGATGATGAAGATTCTGAGGTCAGGGCGCGTGCAGCTGAGGCTCTTAGTAGAACAGGAGATGAGCGTGCAATTGAACCGCTCACAGATGCCCTGAATGATGAAGATGAAAGAGTTCGCTTATCTGCAAAAAAAGGGCTTGATAAAATTGAAGCTCAAAAGAAAAGCATGCTAATCGCCAGGTATGGAATGAAACGCGAGTTCTACATTGAAGGCCAGAGGCAAGAATGGTTCGAGCAACTTCATACTATCTGCGATCTTTCAAGGGACAATATGAGACTTTACTTTTACCCTCAGGGACCGGTTATTAGTTATGGCTGTAGCATTGAAAACTGTGTAACTGTAGGAGTTCTGGTAGGTTCGGAAGTCAACAATTCAACTCTGGATAATATTTATAACATATTTGATCAGGCGGGAAAAGAAATCGGAGTTAATGATGTACCTGTTGTGTTCAGTTATGAAGGATTTGTTCAAGAAGATATGGAAACTTTACAGGAGATGGAAAATCTCGAAATAACCGAAGAAACAGCAGGAACCGAAGAATATAACGTAACCGAAGAATCGGCGAAAGATTCACGGGTGTCGGTGAGTACTCCAGGTCTCGGGGCAATATTTACTTTGTTAGGAATTTTGATTTCAGTCTGTATTATAAATAGGCGCTGA
- a CDS encoding DUF4013 domain-containing protein, with product MVIIIETIIFSEALKYPFKKPQRLLYVLLLIVPIIGWLALLGYSVRIVNEFIEGRYEGLIKLDFMEDLKLGFLFFLKALPFYIVYSVVLFAAMYVNEVLGSLVSLLLGVFVIPMLAINFYRKQTVESFFEFDILKVVRDNIGEYITTALKQYALNFIFLILSIVLVGIPAMLFANMIFFADMYGRLVEKREGSSL from the coding sequence ATGGTGATTATTATAGAAACCATAATTTTTTCAGAGGCTTTGAAATATCCATTCAAAAAACCGCAAAGGCTTCTATATGTACTGCTATTAATTGTTCCGATAATAGGCTGGCTTGCACTTTTAGGCTATTCTGTAAGGATTGTTAATGAATTTATTGAAGGCAGATATGAGGGGCTTATCAAGCTCGATTTTATGGAAGACCTGAAGCTCGGATTCCTGTTTTTCCTGAAAGCTCTTCCTTTCTACATAGTATATTCAGTTGTACTGTTTGCTGCAATGTATGTTAACGAAGTCCTGGGGAGCCTTGTCAGTCTGTTGTTAGGGGTCTTTGTGATTCCGATGCTTGCCATTAACTTCTACAGGAAACAAACCGTTGAGTCTTTCTTTGAGTTTGACATTCTGAAAGTTGTCAGAGATAATATTGGAGAGTACATCACTACAGCGCTGAAACAGTATGCCCTTAACTTTATCTTTTTGATCCTCTCAATAGTACTTGTGGGAATACCTGCAATGTTGTTTGCAAACATGATATTCTTTGCAGACATGTACGGAAGATTGGTGGAAAAGAGAGAAGGTTCAAGTCTATAA
- the pyrG gene encoding glutamine hydrolyzing CTP synthase, which translates to MKYIVVTGGVMSGLGKGITIASIGRNLKNKGYKVTAIKIDPYINIDAGTMSPYQHGEVFVLRDGGEVDLDLGNYERFLDTELTRDHNLTTGKIYQEVIAKERRGDYLGKTVQIIPHITNEIKSRIRKVAARSGADVCLVEIGGTVGDIESMPFLEAVRQMHREEPSENIVFIHVTLVMEDLQGEQKTKPSQHSVKELRALGLSPEVIVTRSKTPLQESAKEKIALFCDVPQELVISAHDAADIYEVPLEIEEQGLTTRLMKHLKLESSVEDNGWREMVSRMKSTTEEVKLAIVGKYTNLEDSYLSILEAVKHGGIDNGCKVEVNMVEAETLEEDPAEIEKLRQFDGILIPGGFGGRGTEGKMLAIKFARENDVPFLGICLGMQLAVIEFARNVVNLENANSTEFDEDTPYPVIDILPEQTGVADMGGTMRLGDYDAILKDGSLATKLYGTNYIVERHRHRYEVNPEFVDRLESFGIVFSGKNKNRMEIAEIPDKRFFFASQFHPEFRSRPGRPSPPFKGLVRAMCKYNKEKEGQ; encoded by the coding sequence ATGAAATATATCGTAGTTACCGGTGGGGTGATGAGCGGGCTTGGGAAAGGCATCACCATCGCGTCCATCGGCAGAAACCTGAAAAATAAAGGTTACAAAGTTACGGCTATCAAGATCGACCCTTACATCAATATTGATGCCGGCACCATGAGCCCCTACCAGCACGGGGAAGTTTTTGTGCTCAGGGACGGGGGTGAAGTTGACCTGGACCTCGGAAACTACGAGAGGTTCCTTGACACGGAACTTACCCGAGACCACAACCTTACCACAGGCAAGATCTACCAGGAAGTGATCGCCAAGGAGAGAAGAGGAGACTACCTCGGAAAGACCGTCCAGATCATCCCCCATATCACAAACGAGATTAAGAGCAGAATAAGAAAGGTTGCAGCCAGGAGTGGGGCTGATGTCTGTCTTGTTGAAATCGGAGGGACTGTCGGAGACATAGAAAGCATGCCTTTCCTCGAAGCTGTCCGTCAGATGCACAGGGAAGAACCTTCCGAAAATATTGTCTTTATTCATGTTACCCTTGTTATGGAAGACCTCCAGGGCGAACAGAAAACCAAGCCTTCTCAGCACTCAGTAAAAGAACTCCGAGCACTTGGTCTGAGCCCTGAAGTGATAGTTACGAGGTCAAAGACCCCTCTTCAGGAAAGCGCCAAGGAAAAAATCGCCTTATTCTGTGATGTGCCTCAGGAACTGGTTATCAGCGCTCATGATGCCGCTGATATTTATGAAGTGCCTCTTGAGATTGAAGAGCAGGGCCTGACCACAAGGCTCATGAAGCACCTGAAGCTGGAGTCCAGTGTAGAGGACAATGGATGGAGGGAAATGGTTTCAAGGATGAAGTCCACAACCGAAGAGGTCAAGCTGGCAATCGTAGGCAAATACACAAACCTTGAAGACTCTTACCTCAGTATCCTTGAAGCTGTCAAGCACGGCGGAATTGATAATGGTTGTAAGGTTGAAGTCAACATGGTTGAGGCTGAAACCCTGGAAGAAGACCCTGCAGAGATTGAGAAGCTCAGACAGTTTGACGGCATCCTGATTCCCGGAGGTTTTGGGGGACGCGGGACTGAAGGCAAGATGCTTGCAATCAAATTTGCCAGGGAAAATGATGTCCCATTCCTCGGGATCTGCCTTGGCATGCAGCTTGCTGTGATAGAATTTGCCCGAAATGTTGTAAATCTTGAAAACGCAAACAGTACGGAGTTTGATGAAGACACTCCCTACCCGGTCATTGACATCCTCCCGGAGCAGACCGGAGTTGCGGATATGGGCGGCACCATGCGTCTTGGGGACTATGACGCTATCCTAAAAGACGGTTCCCTTGCAACAAAACTCTACGGCACCAATTACATTGTCGAGCGCCATCGCCACAGGTATGAGGTCAACCCTGAGTTCGTGGATAGACTTGAGTCCTTTGGCATAGTCTTTTCCGGCAAAAACAAAAACAGGATGGAAATTGCCGAAATTCCTGACAAACGTTTCTTCTTTGCCTCTCAGTTCCACCCCGAGTTCAGGTCAAGACCGGGCAGACCATCTCCCCCGTTCAAGGGCCTCGTCAGGGCAATGTGCAAATATAATAAGGAAAAGGAAGGCCAGTAA
- a CDS encoding DUF7524 family protein, protein MEQIFQNVVINRQEINSIEFEKESIEIPLYPGEEKTFEILITNHGSPTHIHLSVSEELKGQITFLRDNPYVLQKEYVSAVARIPQEGRILTNGQIFITAGYGSKKKGFPVQLGKVEAKPQESSKDEPEKWEEDTEEFISSRPSVSEPVKKTSRSRTGGGSGGILGGFKGGFSSPGKRTRRGMGQNERFPLVLAFGGFLLLVCLFFLYFILPAGLQFSVSFPQALLFSILFVTCTTYILLKIMEEG, encoded by the coding sequence TTGGAGCAGATATTCCAGAACGTTGTCATTAACCGGCAGGAAATAAACTCTATAGAGTTTGAAAAAGAAAGCATTGAGATCCCTCTCTATCCCGGTGAAGAGAAAACTTTCGAAATCCTGATTACAAATCACGGATCTCCAACCCATATTCACCTTTCCGTTAGTGAAGAACTGAAAGGCCAGATCACTTTTTTGCGGGACAACCCCTATGTGCTCCAGAAGGAATACGTATCCGCAGTTGCAAGAATCCCGCAGGAAGGCAGGATACTTACAAATGGTCAGATCTTCATCACTGCAGGGTACGGTTCAAAAAAGAAAGGTTTTCCTGTCCAGCTCGGGAAGGTCGAGGCAAAGCCGCAGGAGTCCTCAAAGGATGAGCCTGAGAAATGGGAAGAAGATACTGAAGAATTTATATCCTCAAGGCCTTCAGTGTCAGAGCCTGTAAAGAAAACCTCACGTTCAAGGACAGGAGGCGGTTCTGGCGGGATCCTGGGGGGCTTTAAAGGAGGATTTTCCTCTCCGGGAAAAAGGACCCGAAGAGGTATGGGACAGAACGAAAGGTTTCCCCTTGTCCTGGCTTTCGGAGGTTTTTTGCTGCTCGTGTGCTTATTCTTCCTGTACTTCATTCTGCCAGCCGGGCTCCAGTTCAGTGTCAGTTTTCCTCAGGCCCTTTTATTCTCAATCCTGTTTGTGACCTGTACTACTTACATCCTGCTAAAAATCATGGAAGAAGGTTGA
- a CDS encoding methytransferase partner Trm112 translates to MKKDLMDILACPVCKGNLILNVVEENEEEVISGTLYCPVCKEHYPIDEGIPNLLPPDLRN, encoded by the coding sequence GTGAAAAAAGATCTTATGGATATTCTGGCCTGCCCTGTATGTAAGGGCAACCTGATCTTGAACGTTGTTGAAGAAAATGAAGAAGAGGTCATATCCGGAACCCTCTACTGCCCAGTCTGTAAAGAGCATTATCCTATAGATGAGGGGATTCCGAATTTGCTTCCTCCGGACCTCAGAAACTGA
- the cooS gene encoding anaerobic carbon-monoxide dehydrogenase catalytic subunit codes for MKQTAFEKSIDSASQIMLQKAEDEGIETAWDRYEQQLPQCSFGQLGICCRNCNMGPCRIDPFGEGTEKGICGATADIIVARNLLRMIAAGAAAHSDHARDAVLTFKKMSEGKAGSYRIKDEAKLYSLASEYGISAEEKSREEVAVELASALLSEFGKQEGPILCTKRAPESRLKLWSELGIEPRGIDREIVECMHRTHIGVDNDATHILLHGLRTSLSDGWGGSMIATEIQDVLFGTPEPKKSTVNLGVLSHDKVNVIVHGHEPILSEMIVEAAEDPELLELAEEKGATGINVAGICCTGNETLMRHGTPIAGTFLQQELAVITGAVEAMVVDVQCIMPSLGNLTGCYHTKFISTSPKADFPGTARMEFHEEEAYATAKEIVKAAVENFPNRNLKKVSIPEEKQECMVGFSAEAILKALGGSPAPLIEAIAGGAIKGIGAVVGCNNVKIQHNYGHVNLVKELIKNNVLVVTTGCNAIACAEAGLLVPEAAALAGDGLKGVCEALGIPPVLHMGSCVDISRILVLASAVANSLGVDISDLPAAGAAPEWMSEKAVSIGAYVVSSGVFTVLGTIPPVLGSQAVTALLTKGLDGVIGASFAVEPDPFKAADLMLEHIEGKRKALGLK; via the coding sequence ATGAAGCAGACAGCATTTGAGAAAAGCATTGACTCTGCCAGCCAGATAATGCTCCAGAAAGCAGAAGATGAAGGTATAGAAACTGCCTGGGACCGGTATGAACAACAACTGCCCCAGTGCAGCTTCGGGCAACTCGGAATCTGCTGCCGGAACTGTAACATGGGCCCCTGCAGGATAGACCCTTTCGGAGAAGGAACCGAGAAGGGAATATGCGGTGCTACTGCAGACATCATAGTTGCAAGAAACCTCCTGAGAATGATTGCCGCAGGGGCAGCAGCCCATTCCGACCATGCAAGAGACGCAGTATTAACTTTTAAGAAAATGAGCGAGGGAAAAGCCGGAAGCTACAGGATAAAAGATGAAGCAAAACTATACTCCCTTGCTTCGGAATACGGAATTTCCGCTGAGGAAAAGAGCCGGGAAGAAGTTGCAGTCGAACTTGCCAGCGCTCTACTTTCGGAATTCGGAAAACAGGAGGGGCCAATTTTATGTACAAAACGGGCTCCGGAATCAAGGCTCAAGCTCTGGTCTGAACTCGGGATTGAGCCCAGAGGAATCGACCGGGAAATTGTAGAATGTATGCACAGGACGCATATTGGTGTGGACAATGACGCAACCCATATTCTCCTGCACGGGTTAAGGACCAGTCTATCGGACGGCTGGGGAGGTTCCATGATCGCAACTGAGATACAGGATGTTCTTTTTGGAACCCCAGAACCAAAAAAGAGCACTGTAAACCTTGGAGTGCTCTCCCATGATAAGGTAAACGTAATAGTCCACGGACACGAACCAATCCTCTCGGAAATGATTGTGGAAGCTGCAGAAGACCCTGAACTTCTTGAACTTGCAGAGGAGAAGGGGGCAACGGGTATCAATGTTGCTGGGATTTGCTGTACCGGAAATGAAACCCTGATGCGTCACGGAACCCCTATAGCAGGTACCTTCCTCCAGCAGGAACTTGCAGTAATTACAGGAGCTGTGGAAGCTATGGTCGTTGACGTCCAGTGTATCATGCCGTCTCTTGGAAACCTTACCGGCTGCTACCATACAAAATTCATATCCACATCACCAAAAGCCGATTTTCCCGGAACCGCGAGAATGGAGTTCCATGAAGAGGAAGCTTATGCGACCGCAAAAGAGATCGTGAAGGCAGCCGTAGAAAATTTCCCGAACCGGAACCTCAAAAAGGTAAGCATTCCGGAAGAAAAGCAGGAATGTATGGTTGGATTCAGTGCGGAAGCGATCCTCAAAGCTCTTGGCGGAAGTCCTGCTCCTCTAATTGAAGCAATTGCAGGAGGCGCAATTAAAGGAATCGGGGCAGTAGTGGGGTGCAATAACGTAAAGATCCAGCACAATTACGGGCATGTGAACCTTGTAAAGGAGCTGATTAAAAATAATGTCCTGGTAGTGACCACAGGATGTAATGCAATTGCCTGCGCCGAAGCCGGGCTCCTTGTGCCTGAAGCTGCTGCTCTGGCAGGAGACGGACTTAAAGGTGTCTGCGAAGCCCTTGGCATCCCCCCGGTCCTGCATATGGGTTCCTGTGTTGACATAAGCCGCATCCTGGTGCTCGCTTCGGCAGTTGCAAACAGCCTGGGGGTGGACATAAGCGACCTTCCTGCTGCCGGTGCCGCCCCTGAATGGATGAGCGAAAAAGCCGTGAGTATAGGTGCTTACGTTGTTTCCTCCGGAGTGTTTACCGTGCTCGGCACGATCCCGCCAGTCCTTGGAAGCCAGGCAGTTACGGCTCTGTTGACGAAAGGCCTAGACGGCGTTATCGGAGCAAGCTTTGCCGTTGAGCCTGACCCCTTCAAAGCTGCAGACCTTATGCTTGAGCATATTGAAGGAAAAAGAAAAGCTCTGGGCTTGAAATAA
- a CDS encoding 4Fe-4S dicluster domain-containing protein, with amino-acid sequence MKDVIIRPERCMSCHSCEVACAVAHSRNKNLFSAVGEDPTPRKRISVEFLPALGASMPVTCRHCKDAPCVSVCPTKALTQDTDTGMVIRNLERCVDCWTCSTVCTRFSSLYQLILATGCWNSSMLCTHKIIDRRTEKGTAIKCDLCEGRELPACVEACPTHALVFAEVEGR; translated from the coding sequence ATGAAAGACGTGATAATCCGGCCCGAACGCTGCATGAGCTGCCATTCCTGCGAAGTTGCCTGTGCTGTTGCACATTCAAGGAACAAAAACCTCTTTTCGGCAGTAGGAGAAGACCCCACCCCAAGAAAACGCATCTCTGTTGAGTTCCTTCCAGCTCTTGGAGCCTCCATGCCGGTCACCTGCCGCCACTGCAAAGACGCACCCTGTGTTTCGGTTTGCCCCACAAAAGCCCTTACTCAGGACACAGATACGGGCATGGTAATCCGCAACCTTGAACGCTGCGTGGACTGCTGGACATGTTCGACCGTCTGCACCCGTTTTTCGTCTCTGTACCAGTTAATTCTTGCTACAGGATGCTGGAACTCTTCCATGCTCTGCACTCACAAAATAATCGACAGGCGGACTGAAAAAGGAACCGCGATTAAATGCGATCTCTGTGAGGGTAGAGAACTCCCCGCCTGTGTGGAAGCCTGTCCCACCCATGCCCTTGTGTTTGCGGAAGTAGAAGGGCGTTAA
- a CDS encoding universal stress protein, translated as MNSNIYRKIMIATDGSEPVKKAVDTAIEIARLGGAKLYAVYVIASGGLSLTHPRDVGWDKAMKEHLTTEGKEATAYVETGGKAASVEVEPVILEGNPAHEIVEFAEKNDIDLIVMGTHGRTGVQRFLLGSVAQNVVRHSRKAVLVVRETEAE; from the coding sequence ATGAACAGCAATATCTACAGGAAGATAATGATTGCAACCGATGGTTCGGAACCCGTCAAAAAAGCGGTTGATACGGCGATTGAGATCGCAAGACTGGGCGGGGCAAAGCTCTATGCTGTATACGTGATCGCATCCGGAGGGCTTTCCCTGACTCACCCGAGAGATGTGGGATGGGATAAGGCAATGAAAGAGCACCTCACTACCGAAGGAAAGGAAGCAACAGCTTATGTCGAGACCGGAGGAAAAGCAGCAAGTGTTGAGGTCGAACCCGTAATCCTTGAAGGAAACCCGGCGCATGAAATTGTCGAGTTTGCAGAAAAAAATGATATAGACCTGATCGTGATGGGAACACACGGCAGGACAGGAGTCCAGAGGTTTTTACTGGGGAGTGTGGCTCAGAACGTGGTGAGACATTCCAGAAAAGCCGTACTCGTCGTAAGAGAGACTGAAGCCGAATAA
- a CDS encoding nucleoside recognition domain-containing protein: MIELFLSVLDFALPILVMIFVGLVGTSVLVELGLMQKISKLVSPIFAYTNLPETCASAFVVAIGSAVAANSMLFQAKKENCLDDREVVLCSMMNATPAYFRELFTYQIPIVLPALGLVVGGFYSLVFVVTAVFKILVIAVASKIFLKGDSCKAPETRSTEKVSLKTALKRALKKEFRVFLKIAGVYLIATTIIFFLQEQGAFEIFSVLPLAELFKIPPETIVPLTSYVASPILGISLLGPMIHSGEITNVQAMIVLMLGSMFMLPIFAVRSQLPRKVAIFGTRLGVQIVAYSTAISIFVRLIALLVLLGMAS; the protein is encoded by the coding sequence ATGATAGAACTTTTCCTCAGTGTACTGGATTTTGCTCTCCCGATACTTGTAATGATTTTTGTGGGGCTTGTAGGTACCAGCGTGCTTGTGGAACTCGGCCTTATGCAGAAAATCTCAAAACTTGTGAGCCCTATTTTTGCCTATACGAACCTGCCAGAAACCTGTGCTTCAGCCTTCGTTGTGGCAATCGGGTCTGCTGTTGCTGCAAACAGCATGCTTTTTCAGGCAAAAAAGGAAAACTGCCTTGACGACAGGGAGGTCGTGCTCTGTTCAATGATGAACGCAACCCCTGCCTATTTTCGTGAACTCTTCACCTACCAGATCCCTATAGTGCTGCCTGCGCTCGGGCTCGTTGTCGGGGGATTTTACTCTCTTGTATTTGTGGTCACTGCAGTGTTCAAGATCCTGGTAATTGCGGTTGCAAGCAAGATTTTTCTTAAAGGAGACTCCTGCAAAGCCCCCGAGACTAGGAGCACGGAAAAGGTGTCTCTGAAGACCGCTTTAAAACGGGCGCTTAAAAAAGAGTTCAGGGTCTTTCTGAAGATTGCAGGAGTTTATCTTATAGCAACCACTATCATCTTTTTCCTTCAGGAGCAGGGGGCATTCGAAATATTCAGTGTACTTCCCCTTGCCGAACTTTTTAAAATTCCCCCGGAAACAATTGTCCCCCTGACAAGTTACGTTGCAAGCCCCATACTAGGGATTTCACTTCTCGGGCCCATGATCCATTCGGGAGAGATTACAAATGTGCAGGCAATGATCGTGCTTATGCTCGGTAGCATGTTCATGCTCCCCATCTTTGCCGTCCGCAGCCAGCTCCCGAGAAAAGTAGCTATTTTCGGGACACGCCTTGGGGTACAGATTGTTGCGTATTCTACGGCAATAAGCATATTTGTAAGGCTCATAGCTTTGTTAGTATTGCTTGGCATGGCTTCCTGA
- a CDS encoding universal stress protein, with protein MREGTYKKIMVATDGSVLVKKAVDTAIEISRLSKAKLYAVYVMVQMTPPVRGFGWEQAAIDHFRKEGETATLSVKEAAKAAGVEVEPVLLEGHPADKIIEFAEQNDMEMIVVGTLGKTGIDRFLLGSVAENVVRHSKIPVLVVRGEVPEE; from the coding sequence ATGAGAGAAGGAACTTATAAAAAAATAATGGTTGCAACCGATGGTTCGGTCCTCGTCAAAAAAGCTGTTGATACAGCGATTGAAATTTCCAGGCTTAGCAAAGCTAAACTTTACGCTGTATATGTTATGGTTCAGATGACCCCTCCCGTCAGGGGTTTTGGCTGGGAACAGGCTGCAATAGACCATTTCAGAAAGGAAGGAGAGACAGCTACACTTTCTGTGAAAGAAGCTGCTAAAGCCGCCGGAGTGGAAGTGGAACCCGTACTGCTTGAAGGCCATCCCGCAGACAAAATAATAGAATTTGCGGAACAGAACGACATGGAAATGATCGTGGTTGGGACTCTGGGGAAAACCGGAATTGACAGGTTCCTGCTCGGGAGTGTAGCTGAAAATGTTGTGAGGCATTCAAAAATACCTGTACTCGTGGTCAGAGGTGAAGTCCCGGAGGAATAA